The region cctgttttccgattaggtgccgaaaaagcttgtctaccatcctttgataagtggctccggcattctttaaaccgaatggcatctttttataagcgaaaatgccgaaatcggtaatgaaagctgttttcggagcgtcactctcatccatcaacacttggtgatatcctttgtataaatcaagaaaacagaaaatttcgaagccgatcaaagcttctacttttttatctatattcggaaggggatagcaatctttaggacagtgcttgtttagatcggtaaaatctatgcacatccgccatcctcctccttttttcttgatcatcacaggattggccacccaagaaggatatttcacctcgaatagtacatccgcttttagtaattggcggacttcgtcatggatgacttggcttctttctgccgcaaagagtctttgcttctgttttactggccggattgaaggatcaatatttaaccgatgagtgattacctcggggggcactccggtcatgtccaacgaagaccatgcaaagacatctttgtactccttgaggagctgaatggtcttttcccggagtagaggcgttcctgtgaagccgatcttgaccgttctggatggatcatcttcgtataactgaacggtcattgagttcggctctgaagtgacttcggtcatctcgcttgcctctgactccggttgctgtgattgctatgcttgatggtgccgaactgattgctcggcacttttaagcgcaatctgcagacattcttttgctctcttttgatcacctcggatgaccgctatcccacctttagtggggatcttgatggtgaggtgataagtagagcaaacggcccgaactgtgttgagccagtctctccccaggaggatgttgtacggggaccgaactttcaccacaaagaactcgatcatcgtattggagcttgtaggcgcttttcccaccgtgatcggaaggctgataataccttcagggcgggtgtcctcctgggcgaaacttttcagaggaagaggagccggactgagccgagctggatccacttccattttatcgaaacattctttaaaaagaacgctgactgacgctcctgtatccacaaatactctgtggatcagtttgtttgccactccggcttgaatgacaatagcgtcttggtgaggagagatggctgggacgggatcggcatctgaaaatgtaatcacttcgtctttcttcagccttttatgtgtcggctcctcttgattggaacctctgcattctgcttttagggacgacttagtcttcccggcagggagagcatcaatagtctggattactccatcatattgcggctcgttgtcgtcttcgggatcttcatgccttttcggatcctgaggattgcagttcgcacctctctgctttttgttctttttcggctgcttgctttggtatttttttaacgttcctgttttcacaagaacatcaatacctgcagccaaatttcggcactcctcggtatcgtgaccgtgggcttgatggaaggagcaatattgatcctgaggtcgccgcgtggctgatttcgtcatccgctttggtttttcgaacatatcggaatgtagttcgaaaatttccgttcttgacttgtttaatggtacgaactgagcgggcggcttctcaggattgagacgtggccccaatctgccttgtaccggtgccctttgaattctttcaaaaggagttcggcgaggaagcacctggccgctttgatcgggcttctttttctcttctcgggatgagctgtctaaagaccgttttcgacggtctgcctcatccgcacgggaaaactggtccgcaatgtcccacatttcttgagttgtttgcggaccgcactccacgagctttctgtagagagctccgggcaggattccattttggaatgccgaaatgacaagtagatcattgagattatctacttgtaggcattccttatggaatctcgtcaggaagtcgctgatcttttcgtcgcgaccttgacgtatagaaagcagctgagccgaagcaattcgggcttccgctttctgaaagaacctcctatggaaagcatccattagatctcggtaggatctaatgctgccttgaggaaggctgtcgaaccaccttctggcgttcccgatgagcagctcggggaacagcttgcacatatggacctcattgagaccctggttcgccatattatattgatagcatcccaagaagtcatgaggatccactagcccgtcataagtcattgacggtgtccggtagttccgcggcaaaggagttcgggtgatatcgtccgagaacggagtctttaatgctccgtacatggcgaacccgacatctcttcggtacggaggagatggagttctcctgtggttccggtaccgaggaggaacaggaacatgtcggggttgaggattctttctcctggaagacacatcactactgcggtagtgactttcatgtctggatgaggagggagaatccgccgttgtcttctccggctgttggctcttctgcaggaaggttaagaactcctcctgcttctcggccaagaacagcttgacagcttcatttaaatcgggctgctgggaagactcggtgcgatctctcctggagtggcttgttccttcttcgtgagaactggagacagatttctcacgaggctgctttccaggcctatgggctgctggattagcttcctcatggttatcacggacggaggcacgggtgttatgtgatctggtatgcatttttttttttttttttttttagtggtggaaaaaggatcaaaaattcgctttatcacagatttggttctctgtttcccacagacggcgccagtgatgaatccgcgaatttctgatgtttgtaaatgctggtagaagataaagactacgacacaaagaatttacgtggttcgatttactgaagtaaatctacgtccacgggaagaagggagggcaagattgtattgcttgatctgggattacagcttacaacacagacttgctatatgatcttttatctctagagttaGTAAATCCtggtctatcagatctaagttctatttatatattgaactgagatcgtggcttgcatcaccaccctaagtcgtggaggtcatggaggtcatgagatcctgcatggccactgactaggcagtggcttacatcatcagtaattatgtcgtggatgtcgtggaggtcatgagagcctgcatgggtccaccactagatagatcgtgtagtggaggtcgtggctcccagttcggtattgccgagcagcttttgccgatgctgagaccgaactgctgaactattgccgagcagctttgtagagcttgattggtcggcttttaccgagctacaggctggggccgaactctttggtaacgccgaactgatactctttcttgggctttaggctgatgggcttgtttagtacatACTCCATCAACTATTACCCTATAGTTTGCTATTGGCCAATTTTGTTAACAAGTTGCAATTTTCCCCTATTCCTTTTTGCGGAATAATTAAGACGACCGgatgattaaaaaaatctataatTAATAGATGCAACTTCTTATTGTATGAATGTTCTAACTTCTAGTGTTATTAGCTAGGGGCGAAAATTTAGTACTTATTCTTTTTATTACTTGCTCGTTGATTTTAAGAGCTCGTCTCATTTTTTCACGAAAAAAAATCTAGAAATTGAATATGATGTGTATTTTTTCGAGCTTAAATATCAAGTGTAagatcacacaagtttaattaaataaccctaaaattacaacctttctgcaagagtacaaATGTAGCTGTAGTAAAaaagtgtcgaaccacagggagacGTAGGTTATTTAATTTGAGATTGATAAAAATAGAATTCGATAAAAAGATGATAAAACACAAAAagataaacaaaatacaaactttAGAAAATAAGATAAGAAGAAAGCATTGCTTCTATAGGTCTCGGGCATACGAATTGGGATACTTCGATGGATTATTACGATCAAGACTATGCTTAAGaggattaagtttgttttacGCTCCCTATCCGCTGAACACTTCAAGAGAATTGTATACCTAGGATAAGTTGAACACGTCTCCCAAGTTATACTCACTAACCTATCACCACCACTAGGTCGCGTAGCAAGCTTTAGATTAGTTTCTTCAATTGTCAAGCACGATAATTAACTCATTTTAACTTAATGCCCACGCGGAAGCGCAGCAGAcaccaaaccaaatttatagatgaaaactATCGATCCACTCGAGATTATCTCTCTGAACTAGTATCAAATCTCGAGTTCCTTGCATATGAGTACGACCAAAATCTATGCTAAAGAGGCAATAGAATAATGGCTACAAAATTCTACCTATCTAGACGTCTCAAGATTAGTAGAATGattaaacaattcataaacaagaaTCATGCATAAATTAAAccataaaaatcatcaaagtatCCACAATTCACCTTATAACATATTCGGAGCAACGAAGGAAATATTGccaaacatactaaaatgaattaCACCAAAAGAACCGTGAACCGTAAGCTCTGTGGTGTTCTCCAACTCTAGATGATGGATAATCTCCCCCGAGATGGAGTTTGGATCCttcctttctcttctctcctctTGCTTCTTTCTCCTATTCTCCGTCCCCTCTGTCACCcccagaatttttttttatttgggccttaaaaatcatcaaattaaaCTTCCAACCACCATTTTGTAAACCGCCggcctttttctctctctcctgccgtccctttctctctcaattttttaaTCACTTCCAATCCAATTCTCCCAAACTTAATCTCAATTTAATCAATGCAATTCCTCTCCAGATCCGTCCCTATTCAATCTCTCTATTTTTTATTCCATTCAATTCCCCTCGCTCTCTCCCCTCGTCACCTTTTTCTGCAGCCTTTCTTTCCTGTCTCCCCAAAACCGTACACAaaactgcaatattgcagttaCATAAcattcacccggtcgggtgcattattaggcataaaattcacccgaccgggtggccaattttgaggACTTGCTGGAATTTTCGTATTCTGAACATCATACCCGACCGAGTgaattattaggcataaaatacACCTGGCCGGGTGCCtcattttgagagctttctggacTCACGACGCAAACTGGGCAGTCTGTCATATTGGGCATTCTTGCacaactttttcaccatccgagcttcatttctacaccataaaacatacttttgcaagaatcaaactatataaatcatgtaaagttagtggaataaaaATGTACGATTTGATTCGCATCAGAATACTCCTACAATAATACCCCATATGGCTTTTATTCTCGTCCATAAAGTGCACCAGTCTCATATCTTATGCAAATACTTACGGACCATATATAGTGTGATTTAATTACAACCTCAAGATtataatatctcattaaatttaattacgcacacattttatttcttggcCCACAAAAGGGTTTgggaccatccacaataggcggccagcgaccgcccagccgagcgccggcgctgggcggttcgctgggcggtctattgcagccgcccagcggctgagtggagagagaaaccgcgcagcgctgggcggtcggctgggcggtccgttcggcgctattgcagcgcccggatcgcccagcgcaccgcctagcgcgaaaattaattttttttttccgaaacactatatatacgcgctttgctcgtcattttcattcgcaccacttgtatttttttaaaattaatgtactttttttaaattattgtactttttaaaattaatattagtgaattttctcgtttttgtggcgtaaatttaattccgtatattgtgtgattgttaattatatcattttatataattgttattagtgatgtggctattgatgtggctgggctatttatgatgtggctaggctatggctgggctatttatgatgtggcaggaggatttttagtgctgatgatgtggcagtggctaggctatggctgagctattcctattgtggatggccttattgACATATTGTTCATCATCCAACTTTTTTGACTGAACCGTGTTGCCAATTAGTGAATGGAGTAGTAGTACTTTGATACTACTAGCTAGTAATTCATAACTACAATTTTacatattttcttttaattcacaTTACATAAAAGTCAAAAGAAAataccaaaatcaaaccgcAAATCTACAATCTACAGGATATTCAAATTGGAATCATCACCGACCTTGCTCCCGTTGTGAACGCCGCCGCCGGCTTCGTCTCCATCGGCGCCGTAGATCTGATCGAGCACCAGCACCAGCCCCATGGCGAATGCGCCGTCGAACCCCGCCTTCAGCGACAGCACAAAGACGTCCTTCCCGAGCACCACGTTCGTGGTCGCGTCCACCTTGCGCCGGATCTCCGCCACGATCTCCTTATCCGCGGCCAGAATGTTGCAGCTCCGGCACGCGAAGGAGCCTTCGATTTGGTACTCCTCGCCGGGGTTGGTGTACACCTCCACCGTCATGCTCGACCGTCCGATTATCGACGATCTCCGCACGCTGAACAGCGCCTTCTTCCCCTCCGATCCCTCGCCGACGAAGCCCTCCCACCGCTGGTGCAGACTCGGCCTCTGTCTCGATACAAATTGGGGAAAACAGATCAGTGAGTTGATTCAGCTGCTAAATCACACGATCGCGGCGCGATTTCGCGTAATGATTGATTAATTAACACGGAAATCATATCAATTTGGTGAAAAAATCACAAGCTACAACACTACACTTCATACTACACAGTCGCCGAAATATGAGGAAATCGGCGATCTGAGATGAATACACTTCACTCCACTGCTAAACCACATGATCGTATCGCGAATGCGCCTAATCGGTGATCAATTAACCACAAAAATCATATGAATTTGGGGAAAATAAATTAACAGCTACAGTACTACACTTCATACGCAATTGCCGAATTATGAGAATATCGGTGATCTGAGATGAATACATACCTTGCGGCGGACGGTGAGGATGCATCTACCGGAGGCGTCCATGAGAACGACTTCGCCAGTATCGCCGGCGTCGGGGCCGTACGAGTCGACTCGGAAGACGAGAGCGCCTTTGCAATCGTAAGCAGTGAAGCCGTCGCCGGCGAAAAAGAGAGAGGTTTTCAGCAAGGTGAGATGTGTCTCCTCTTCGTACACGTAGCCTTTCTCCACGATCGCGCCGCTCTTCGTCACTGTCTCCGCCGCCATTCGCTTCGTCGCCGTCGGCCACAGCATAACAAAATCGAGAAATTAGCGGCTGCGgcgaagaagaaaagaagatgattaaaaaaatttatataatttttataggaaaaggaaatgagtgCGATGAAATTGAAGTGAGAACTGAGAACTGTGAAATGTATGCTATTTGAAGGAGAAATGGAGGCTGTGGGGCCTACTCCGCGCCCACGTAGTAGTGAGGAAGCATCGTGTTactttaatactccctccgtcccggactacttgcacatttccttttcggcacggagattaaggaatgagtgtatagcaaagttaacaattgcggctgtaggtgataatttttactgaaaatggaaagagtgcaaataacttgggacgtccagaaaggaaataagtgtaagtagtccgggacggagggagtactaatttattCAGATACATAAGGATTTGATTATTTGGTTTATTATcactttttaataaattattcagATTCAAAAGGATTTGATTATTTAGTTTATTACTAATAGTGTCACTTTTTAATAAACACATGAATAGTATGCATGTGTCTTTATTTTATAACTGCTGGACTAATAATTTAAGTGTAGTCCAGTTTTTAGATTCGAATATTTTTCACTATGCCAATTACagttcatttaattttatttttaaagttgCTTCTGTATACtaccccctccgtccctaaaaaatatacactttggggtcggcatgaattttaatgtaaaattagtaaagtaagagacatgtagaaaaaaaaagtaattgaagtattgttagtggagaatgagttccacctcattagagagaaaagactctCAAAAATtacaaagtgcatattcttatgagacagactaaaaaggaaagagggCATATTCTTGGTGGGGTGAAGGAGTatcttactactatattttagtactccctccgtcccatgctactcgcacttttcattttaggccgtaaatttgggattgatttttttgtgtaattaaaaaagaattttaggtgtaatgagacatcacttaataaaagagctcttaacttaaactaacatattaattaaatgcattaattctaacttaaattataaatagtgtaaggactttgtgacgagccgaaaagcaaacgtgcgagtagcacgggacggagggagtatgatttattTATGAGTTTAATTTTGGTGATTTAAAACGTTTtaaattcaatcaaaatacatCAAATAGTACGTAGTCTTGTAAGAACTTTGGCTTTTCATATGCTAACTAAAGTGGATTATAAATTATTAACAGAAAAACCTATCATTTATACGTTTTTTAAATTATTCACCACTTTTAGGTATTCTAGACGTGTATACGTGAATGGGGAACATttgacatttttaaaaattggatAATACTATGAATAGTTTATTTGACCTAATTAATAAGCTttctagattttttttttggggagtTTTCCTATCTAGGAGTTTGAGACCATTCATCTCCTATAAACAAATTAATCTACTATTGTTATATTTCGACTAtagtttattattttcattttcatttgcttTTATGCATATTGTTTGATCTTCATTGAAAAACGATTATACATAGAGCTTGACACGTTTAATACTTATGTGGGAAGCTATATTCAACTAAGTATTAACCAAAAAAGGCTGGGTAAATCTCTTTACAGCTATTATTAGGTGGAAACATTGTTTTATTTGATTTGGACTTATTATGGTAGCAAGATTAATGTCAATGACCATGAAAAATTGAACTCCAACCCTACATTGGATAACAAGTCAAATCTCATGAATATGAATATAGAAATCTGAGGCAGGATAATTTTGATGTCATATCAGTTAACATTATTTTCTAATAAGGTAAAGTTCAGTCATACGTGTTTCATTAATTATGGTACGACAAAATTAGTGAGAAAAGAATAACgagtgaaaaaaaatagtttgagTCAAAGAATGATCATTATTTAATAATATCAAAATCTGTCGTCTCATGCTTAGAATAATAGATCATCTAAGAAAAATTACTGTATCCTTGATTCAAATAGAGAATTCTAGCAACTATAAAGTAGTAGGACGATTGAATATTGAAATTCTTGATTATCTTGGTCTAAGATAACTATTTCAAACTgttaatactattaattagttaCTTTTAAGGGTTAttaaaattttagataatccatCTCTACAAATCCTAAAAAACTAAACCAACGTCACAAACCATGCAATATACTAGTAGTACAAGATAAAAAcgataattttgtttataaaatttgatttgtttttttatacaTTTCTATTACAAATTTAGTTCAAGTGCGACAATAGTATGTAAATTAGAATAACacccattttaaaaaaatccaaaGTAAGTACATAATATACTATATTCAGTTATAAGTTTATTAATATGAATAAGTAGTTATATGAGTAAATTTTTTATGGTGAATACTTTTATAACATTGTGAGGTGTATTACtaatttttgaataaaatacAAAACTTTTTCTATGGATTCCACATCTTAAAGCTACCTATTTTAGATAAACACTTGTGAAGCCTAAAAAGTCAATAAAAAATTTCTCCAAGTGTTAGCCGTCAATGTCCGTTAATTTATAGCTTAGCGGATATTACCAGTTAACAACGAGGTTACTATCTTTGGTAATAAGGTTAACCAAACCTACCtactacacacacacatatatatatatatatatatatatatatatatagggatgtgatcaatgtcgaaccattcttaaaggccgaactagagaccaaattagggccatccatttttttaatcttatggttaggattaatttataattaatttaattatttattcaataaaaacatgctgaggggtatttttggaaatcaaTTTATTAATCTTCATCAAAAACGTGAATCTCTTTCATTCTCTCAATTCATACAATCTTCACACAATCTTCAAGCAATCTTCATCAATTTTCACGCAATTTTCTTCAATTCAATCTGCCATCCACGATccgcgtcgatcttcttcattCCACGTTCAATTCACGCTGCATCAGCTGGTGTTTGATTCGTTTCGGGCTCATCAAAAGCTATCAATTCTCTTGCAATTCACAATCTGCTCTGCGTCGATCTTCCTCAATCTGCCATCGACGTTCGCGTGGATCTTCTTCATTCCATGTTCAATTCACGCTGCACCAGCTGGTGTTTCATTCGTTTCGGGCTCATCAAAAGCTGCTGGACCTTAGTTCACTAATTCTGTTTCAATTTCTCAATATTCTGACTCTCATGGAGAATATCGATAGATTGGGATCTACTTCAACAAATTCTGCGGTTGAAGACGGATTAGGATCTACATCAAGAGGATCTACATCGATCAATGATGGATCGATTATGAATGATCTTAGAAATCCAGGAGGCTCTCTTTTTGATACGGATTCAAATTCGGATTCAGAGGCAGAATCAAATAATACCGCAGTTGAAGGTAGATGAATTTTTCTAATTGAGCAATGTGTTATCTTAgatttttttcatgtttgtagtgtaaaaagaataataatgaaGTAAATGTCGAAAAAATGAGCTCAAAACTACGTTGGAACGTTGGAAAGTTGATCCATGTGTTTAAAAATAATGAAGTAAAACAgatttttttcatgtttgtaGTGTATATACGATCTGTACTCATAGTgaactaaattttatttatactgaAGTAATAACAAGTTAAAATGAACTTCTGTTCTTGTTGAATATTAAATGCtgatattattgtagtgtaTATGCGATATGTACTCATAATGAACTAAATTGTTGTTACCATGAAGTAATAAATAGTAAAACTGAACTTCTGTTCTtgtttgaatgaatatgttttgttttgtttaaattttccaCTAACAGTAGTTTGTATGTTTTATAACAGTGTCATACTTACCTGATTGTCCATCCCAGCTGAAGCCTTACATTGGTCAGATTTTTCTTAGACTTGATGATGCTACTGAGTTTTATAATAAGTATGCACGACATGTTGGGTTTGACACTCGTAAACATGGATCTAAAAAGAAGGTGGATCATGTCACATGGTTGTATGTTGTGTGCAGTAGAGAAGGTCAGAGGAAAATGAAAATGCAAGGGCATGAGTCAAAACGTAGACGTTCTTCTAGGAAGTGTTTTTGCAAGGCTAAAATTGCTTTTAAGTTTTGTAAAGGAATAGGTTATGTTGtcaatcaattttatgaaatacaTAATCATGATATGGTGGAGTTACGCCATAAGCGATTCATGAGGCTGAATCGCAACATTGACCTATTGCATCAGAAATTTATACTAGATTGTGCAAGTGCAAACATAGGCCCTACACTGACTTTTAAGTTGCTGAATGAGGTTCTTGGTGGGCTGGATTATGTTGGTTGCACAGTTGTAGAAGTTAGAAACTATAGGCGCGACTTGAGAGCATATACTAGTGGGGCAGATGCACAAATGGTACTTAATGAGATGAGCTGGAAGAAAGAGAATTGTCCAGCATTCACCTATGATTTTAAGGTGAACTCTCAGGATATGCTCACTCGTCTTTTTTGGTGTGACCCCATTGCTAAGAAGAATTTCCATCTCTACGGTGATATAGTATCGTTTGACACAACATATTCAACTAATAGGTACGAACAATATGTTGTTTATAATGATATGATTATTGATGTGATCAACTTGCATATGCATGAAACATTTACTgaaataatgaaataacttaACAGAATGTACTAGTAATAGTCAATAATGAATTAATAGTCCCCTGGAATGA is a window of Salvia splendens isolate huo1 chromosome 3, SspV2, whole genome shotgun sequence DNA encoding:
- the LOC121793535 gene encoding protein LURP-one-related 5-like translates to MLWPTATKRMAAETVTKSGAIVEKGYVYEEETHLTLLKTSLFFAGDGFTAYDCKGALVFRVDSYGPDAGDTGEVVLMDASGRCILTVRRKRPSLHQRWEGFVGEGSEGKKALFSVRRSSIIGRSSMTVEVYTNPGEEYQIEGSFACRSCNILAADKEIVAEIRRKVDATTNVVLGKDVFVLSLKAGFDGAFAMGLVLVLDQIYGADGDEAGGGVHNGSKVGDDSNLNIL